The genomic DNA GCCGAAGGGGCCACGCTCGATCTCGTGGCGCTGCAGAGCGAGTTGGACGTGAGCCTGACCGCGCTGCGCGAGTCGCTGAAGGTGCTCGCCGCCAAGGGGATGGTCGACGCCCGGCAGCGCCGCGGCACCTTCGTGCGCCCCCGCGCCGAGTGGAACCTGCTCGACGCCGACGTGCTGCGCTGGCAGTTCGAGGGCGCCTCCACCACCGAGTCCGACCGGGCGCTGCTGCACAACCTCGCCGAGGTGCGCGCCATCATCGAACCCGCCGCCGTACGCCTGGCCGCGCAGCGCCGCACCGACGCGGACCTGGTCGCCCTCGACGGCGCCCTCGACGCGATGGGGGAGCAGGGCACCGACGCCGCCCACGCCGTCGAGGCCGACCTCGCCTTCCACCGCGCCCTGCTCGCCGCCACCCACAACGAACTCCTCGAACGCATGGAGATGGTGATCGAGTCCGGCCTGGCCCACCGCGACCGCATCGTGCACAGCGCCCCGCACAGCGAGGACCCGGTCCCGGCCCACCGGGCCGTAATGGACGCCGTACGCGAGCGGGACCCGCAGGCCGCCGAGGCCGCGATGCGTGCCCTGCTCGACCAGGCCGGCCGCGATCTGGACCGCCTCGGCGACTCCGAAGAAGACACAGAAGAGGGCTCCGAGGAAACGGAAGGCTCCCGGTCTCAGTGAAGATCACCCGTGTCGAGACCTTCCTCGTCCCGCCCCGCTGGCTGTTCTGCCGTGTCGAGACCGACGACGGCGTCATCGGCTGGGGCGAACCGGTCGTCGAAGGGCGCGCCGAGGTCGTCCGTGCCGCCGTCGACGTCCTGGCCGAACACCTCGTCGGCCAGGACCCGTTGAGGATCGAGGACCACTGGCAGGTCATGTCCAAGGGCGGTTTCTACCGGGGCGGCCCGGTCCTCTCCAGCGCCGTCGCCGGCCTCGACCAGGCGTTGTGGGACATCGCCGGGAAGACGTACGGCGCCCCCGTGCACGCCCTGCTCGGCGGTCCCGTGCGCGACCGCGTCCGGGTCTACGCCTGGGTCGGCGGCGACGAACCCGCCCAGCTCGGCGAACAGATAACCGCCCAGGTCGAGGCCGGTTTCAGCGCGGTGAAGATGAACGCCGCCGGAGCCACCTCGGCGATCCCCACCCCCGCCGAGACCGCCGCGATCGTCGCCCGCGTGGCCGCCGCCCGTGAGGCACTCGGCCCCGAGCGCGATGTCGCGGTCGACTTCCACGGCCGCTTCACCGCCGCAGGCGCCCGCCGGGTCCTCGCCGAACTCGCCCCGCTGCACCCGCTGTTCGTCGAGGAACCCGTCCTGCCCGAGCACGGCCATCAGTTGGCCGGCCTGGTCGCGTCGAGCCCGATACCCCTGGCCACCGGTGAACGCCTCTACGGACGCGCCGAGTTCCTGCCCGTGCTCGCCGCGGGCATCGCCGTCGCCCAGCCCGACCTGTCCCACGCGGGCGGCATCTCGGAGGTGCGCCGCATCGCCTCGCTCGCGGAGGCCTACGGCGCCCAGCTCGCCCCGCACTGCCCGCTCGGCCCGATCGCCCTGGCGGCCAGTCTGCAGGTCGCGTTCGCCACCCCCAACTTCCTTATCCAGGAGCAGAGTCGGGGCATCCACTACAACAAGGACGCCGACCTGCTCTCCTACCTCGTCGACCCCGCGCCGTTCCGGTTCGTCGACGGCCATGCCGTGCGCGGCGACGCGCCCGGCCTCGGCATCACGATCGACGAGGCAGCCGTACGCGCCGCCGACCGCACCGGACACGCCTGGCGCAACCCCGTGTGGCGGCACCCCGACGGCTCCTTCGCGGAGTGGTGACCGTGCCGTTGGACATCGTTATCGACCGTGCCCAGGGCGGCCGTTGGACCTCGCTGCGCACAACGGCGGGGCGCGAATGGCTGTGGCGACGCGAGGCTCCTGAGCGGGAGAAGGCCGCACCGGGGGACGCCTTCGTGGACGCGGGCGGACTGGAGGAGTGCGTCCCCACGGTCCGGGGCACCCCCGACCACGGTGACGCCTGGTCGAGACCCTGGACGCGAGAGGGCACGGCGGACGTCCTCCACTGCGACCGCTTCACCTTGGCGCGCACGGTGCGTGCCACCGCCGCCGGCGCCGAGGCCGACTACGTCCTGACGGCCGACGCGGGCTTCCGCTTCGTCTGGGCCGCCCATGCTCTGCTCGACCTCTCGGAGCACGCGGGGCTGCGCATCCGTGAAGGAGCGCGCACCCGGCTCTTCCCCGAGGCGGCGCCGCTGGTGGACCGGGCGTGGCCGGACGGTGCCGCATGGGTGGAAGGCGGTTGGCCCGCGCCGTGCGGACTGCGCCTGGACCGGTTCGGGCCGGACGACGGCACCGCCGTGGGAGCCGTTGTGGACGCTGCCCAGTGCTGCGTCCACGACCGGGCCGACCGGCTCTCGCTCGCCCTCGAAGCCGACGGGCAGCCCTTGTCCGTCGCGCTGTGGCGCAACCTCGGCGGCTATCCCGCCCCGCACCCCTACCGCAGCACGGGCGTCGAACCGATGCTCGGCCGCGTCTTCGACCTCGCGGAGGCGGGCCCCGGTGACGCGGCCCGGGTACCCGCGTCGGGCGAGGCGCGGTGGCGGCTGACGCTCACCACGAACTGCCGTTGTGCCTGAACCGACCTGTACAGGAAGGGAATTCGTCACATGGATCTGCGAGACACGGATCTCCGTACGGCCCTGGCCGCCCACCGCCTGCTCGCGATCGTCCGCGGCACCGATCCCGAAGCCGCCGTACGCACCGTACTGACCCTGGCCGAGGAGGGCGTCGAACTGATCGAGGTGTCCCTGACCGGTACGGACGCCCTGTCCGTCATCGAGCGGGCACGCAAGGAACTGGGTCCCGACCGGCCGCTCGGCGCTGGTACGGTCCTGACCGTCGAGGACGCCCGCGCCGCCCGACGGGCCGGTGCGGACTTCGCCGTCACGCCCGCGCTCGGGGACGGCATCCGCGAGGCGCACCGGCTCCAACTGCCGGTGATCGCCGGGGTGATGACCCCCACCGAGATCCTCGCCGCACGCTCCTTCGGTGCCGCCGCGCTGAAGATCTTCCCGGCCGCCGAAGCGGGCGGTCCCGCCTATCTGAAGGCGTTGCGCGGTCCGTTCCCGCACGAGGTGTTCGTGCCGGTGGGCGGTGTCGACGAGCTGGCCGCCCGGGCATACCTGGACGCCGGGGCGACCGCTGTCGGCGTCGGCTCACCCCTGGTCGGGGACGCGGCCGACGGCGGCAGCCTGACCGCGCTGCGCGCCCGGACCCGGGCCTTTCTCGCCGTCGTACAACTGGAGTCGTTCGTGGGGGAGTCGTCATGAGGGACGGGTGGCGGTCGGCGGAGGGGGCGGTGGTGTGCATCGGCGAGACCATGGCGGCCCTGGCTCCCGCTCCGTCCGCGTTGCTGGAGAGCGCCGACGATCTGCGGGTGTCGGTGGCCGGGGCCGAGTCGAACGTGGCGATGTACCTGGCGGATCTGGGGATCCCGGTCTCCTGGCTCTCGGCCGTGGGGGACGACCCGCTCGGGCGGCGCGTGCTCGCGGAGGTGGGTGCCGCGGGTGTCGATGTCAGCGGCGTGCGCCGCGACCCGGAGCGGCCGACGGGCCTGCTCGTGAAGGAGCCGACCGGTTCGAGGACCCGCGTCCACTACTACCGCGGCAACTCGGCGGCCTCGGCGATGGGCCCCGACATCCTCGACGACGACCGGCTGAGATCGGCCGCCGTCGTCCATCTCACGGGCGTGACCCCGGCGTTGTCCCCGTCCTGCCTGAGCCTGGTCGCCGAGGCGCTCGCCGTGCCGGCCGGTGAGCGGCCGTACGCCATCAGCTTCGACGTCAACCACCGCCCCGCGCTGTGGCCGCCCGGCAGGGCCGCCACCGTGCTGCGCGATCTCGCCGACCGGGCCGACATCACCTTCGTGGGCCTCGACGAGGCGCGGGACCTCTGGGGCGCGGACCTCGAACCGGCAGACGTACGGCGGCTGTTGGCGCATCCGCGCCTCCTCGTCGTCAAGGACGGCGGCCGTTCGGCCATCGCCTTCAGCGACGAGGGCATCCGGATCGTGCCCGCGCTGGACACGGACGTGGTGGAGCCCGTGGGAGCGGGCGACGCGTTCGCCGCCGGCGTCCTGACCGGTCTGCTGCGCGGCGAGGGCATGGAACGCGCGCTGCGGCTGGGCCACATCACCGCCGCGTCGGCCCTGAAGGTGACGGCCGATCACGGTCCGCTGCCGGACAGCGCCCGGATCGAGCGGCTCCTCGATCTCCCGACGGACGAGTGGGCGGCAGAGGCCGGGAGCCGCCTCTGCGGATGAGCCGGCCGTCAAGGGAGGGGTGTCGCGTCGACCCCGCCCGACCCGGGAGGATCGGGTACGGCGTCAGTGGCGTTGGGGGTGGGTGACATCGACGGGCGGTTCGCAGGCCTGACCGGCGTCTCCCGGACCTCGTGTATCGCCACGAACAGGACGCCGATCACCGCGGCGGCCACGACCAGCAACGCCAGCGCGGTACGGCGGACGGGGACGACGGCAGACAGCCGGAACAGCCGGGCCCGTCCGGTCGGCGGGGCGGCGGGCCGGAGCGCGTGCAGGTGGACGGAGTCGGCGCGGGCGCGCAGGGCGTCGCGCAGCCGCTGTTCGAGGGGATCCGGGGGGAGGCCTCCGGAGCCGAGGTCCTGCTCGATCATCGGGGAGCCTCCAGCTCTCGGCGCAGGGCGACCAGCGCCCGGCTCGCGGTGGACTTGACCGCCCCGCGGGACAGGCCCAGCGTGTCGGCGATCTGGGCCTCGCTGAGATGGGACCAGTACCGCAGGACCAGCACTTCGCGCTGCCGACGGGTCAGCCGGTGCAGGGCGGCGATCACTTCTCCGTGCTCCTCGCGCAGCAGCACGGGTTCCTCGGCGGAGGGCGCGTGCCCTGCTCGTTCGGGCACGTGGGCCCGTACCGTACGGCGGCGGCGCAGCACCGAGCGCGAGGTGTTGACCACGCTCGTGCGCAGATACGCGTCGGGGTTGTCCAGGCCGGTCAGCCGCTCGCCGTGGCGGCGGCAGAGCGCGGCGAAGACGTCCTGTACGACGTCCTCCGCCGTGGGCAGGTCGTCCACCAGGAGCAGGGCCAGCCGGACCAGGTCCAGGCGGCGGTGGGAGTAGAGCTCGTCGATGCCGGGTTCACCGAGGTCGGCGTGGCCGGCCGGCGAGTCCGGGAGCGCGGGTGACCGGCCACCCGAGACTGCTTCGCGCACCAGGCGCCATACCGCTCGTCGCAGCGCGTCGGCCCGGGCGCGCAGGGGGCTGTGCGCGACCGCAGGCCCGCCGTAGGCCTGCCGGGCCGGGGCGGCCGGGGTCGTCGTCGCTGTGCTCATGGATCTCCCGGACCTCATGGTTCTCGTACTTCCGCCCGGGAGCACCGGACGGGCGGTGGAGCCGCCGGGCGGTGACCCGGCGGCTCCACCTCGACGGGCTGGTTACTTCTCACCCGGGACGGGAGTCGCGTCCACCGGTTCCCCGACGTTCGGATAGTCCGGACCGCATTCGCCGACGATGACGGCGGTGTGCTGGGGGAGCGGCTTCGGGTTGCCGACCTTCCCGTCCGGCACTGCCTCGACCGGGCTGGGGTCCGGGTCCTCGCACACGCTGAGGTCCACGTTCTTGGCCTTCTGCGGGACGGGCCCGGCGGTGTCGGCATGGGCGGTGAGGGGGACGCCCACGGCGAGCGCGGCGACGGTGACTCCCAGAGCGAGCCGCACCCGGCCCGAGCGGAGGCGGCTACGGGCAGCCTGACCTGCGGACATGTGTTTCCTCGAATCGTCGATGGTGACGGGACTGTCGGGCCGCCGCCACAGGTGGCTTCCCGTGGCGAAGGCCCTGGCTCGGAGGCGCCTCCACCCGGACAGACGTTCCGACGGCATCGAGGTTGCAGGTCGGAAGAATCTTTTCCACGGGGGTCCGCGGCGGCCCTACATGTCCAGGACGATGTCCGTGCCCGGCCGGGCGCAGCAGATCAGGATCTCGCCGTCGGCCGGTGGTTCCAGCGGATCGGGGGAGTAGGTGATCGCGCCCGACAGCAGGGGCGTGACGCAGGTGTGGCACACGCCGGTGCGGCAGCTCCAGCGGGTGGGTACGTCGCAGGCGTCGGCGAGTTCGAGCACACTGCGGTCGCCGTCGTCGAACGGGACGGCGATGCCGCTGCGCGCGAAGGTCACCAGCGGGCCCGTTCCAGGCGGTCCCGAGGGCGGGTGAGGCGCTCGGGCGGGTCGGTCGGTGAGGCCGGGGTTGACGGCGTCCAGAGTTCCGAACAGTTCGGTGTGGATGCGTGCCGGGTCGATGCCGGCCTCGGTGAGGGCCTGCCGCATGTCGGTCATGAAGGGGGCTGGGCCGCAGACGTAGGCGGTCGCGTCGGCCGGGACGGACAGGGCGAGCAGCCTCTCCTTCGTGAGGCGTCCCGGCGCGGCACGGGCGCGCTGCCGTTCCTCGGGTGTGGCCGCACTGTAGAACACGTGCTCGTGCGCGTCCGGCAGTGAGGTGAGCAGCTCGTGCGCCTCGGCGGCGAGGGGGTGCTCGCGGGGGCCGCGGGCGCCGTGGATCCACCAGACCTCACGCTTGCTGCCCTGCGCGGCGAGCGCGTGCAGCATGGACAGCACCGGCGTGAGACCGATGCCGGCGGAGACGAGGAGCACCGGTCCGCTGCCCTCGGCGTACACGAACTCCCCACGGGGCGCGGCGACTTCGAGGACGGCGCCGGGCCGTAGCCGCGTGGTCAGATAGCCGCTCGCGGTGCCGTGCGGCTCGTGTTTGACGCTGATCCGGTAGCTGTCGGCGTCGGGCGCGGCGGACAGCGAGTAGCTGCGCACGGGGGCGGGGCCGGTCGTGGCGGGGACGCGCAGGGTCAGGTACTGGCCCGCGCGGGCGGCCGGGAGCGGGGAGTCGTCCGGGGCGGTCAGCCGGATCGAGGTGACCGTCGTGCTCTCGGGGATCACGTCCGTCACCCGCAGGTCGCGGAAACCGGCCCAGGCCGGGCGGGCCGCGGGCTCCGAACCGTCGGCCGCGGCGAGCAGTTCACGGAACGAGCCCTGCCAGCCGGGGCTCAGCGCGGGGATGTCCAGGGCTTGGCGCAGCTTGGCGGGGTCGCGGCCGGGGAGATAGAGCAGCGCGTCGGTGTCGGCCACGCTCAGCGCGTTTGGACCGGTCCTGGTCCGCACGATCCGGTCGCCGGCCTGCAACCGCCCCTCCTGTACGACCCGCATGTAGAAACCGGGACGGTGATGGCTCACCAGCAGCGCGGCCAGCTCGGGCGCGCCGAAGCGCATGCCGACGCGATAGCAGGTGACACGCGGCTGGGTGACCTCGAACTCGGCCTCCCCGATGCGGTACCGGTCGCCGATGCACACCTCGTCGTCGAGCAGGCCGTCCACGGTGAGGTTCTCGCCGAACTGGCCGTAACCGAGATCGTCCCGGCCGAAGTGCCGCTGCCAGTGCCGGTACGACTGGATCTGGTAGACGAGCACGGCGCGCTGCTCGCCGCCGTGGCCGGCGGTGTCGCCCTGTCCGTCGCCGTCGATGTTGAGCCGCCGGACCATCGCCGGGCCGATCACCGGGTACTTCCACACGCCGGTGTGGACGGTCCTGCCCTGCCAGGGAACGTCCTTCGGCATGCCGACATTCACCGACAGCAGCGTGGGCATCGGGAGCTCCTTCCCGTGGGGACGCCCGGTACGGCCGGGGCCCCGGGACGGCAGTCGTCCCCTCCCATACTGAGGGTGCGGTCCCCGCCGTGCGAGACCGCGCCCTCAGCGGTACCGACTCAGCGCGGTGCGGTGATCCGGAGCCTGATCGTCCGGGATTCCGGGCGCAG from Streptomyces sp. NBC_01478 includes the following:
- the dgoD gene encoding galactonate dehydratase is translated as MKITRVETFLVPPRWLFCRVETDDGVIGWGEPVVEGRAEVVRAAVDVLAEHLVGQDPLRIEDHWQVMSKGGFYRGGPVLSSAVAGLDQALWDIAGKTYGAPVHALLGGPVRDRVRVYAWVGGDEPAQLGEQITAQVEAGFSAVKMNAAGATSAIPTPAETAAIVARVAAAREALGPERDVAVDFHGRFTAAGARRVLAELAPLHPLFVEEPVLPEHGHQLAGLVASSPIPLATGERLYGRAEFLPVLAAGIAVAQPDLSHAGGISEVRRIASLAEAYGAQLAPHCPLGPIALAASLQVAFATPNFLIQEQSRGIHYNKDADLLSYLVDPAPFRFVDGHAVRGDAPGLGITIDEAAVRAADRTGHAWRNPVWRHPDGSFAEW
- a CDS encoding bifunctional 4-hydroxy-2-oxoglutarate aldolase/2-dehydro-3-deoxy-phosphogluconate aldolase; translated protein: MDLRDTDLRTALAAHRLLAIVRGTDPEAAVRTVLTLAEEGVELIEVSLTGTDALSVIERARKELGPDRPLGAGTVLTVEDARAARRAGADFAVTPALGDGIREAHRLQLPVIAGVMTPTEILAARSFGAAALKIFPAAEAGGPAYLKALRGPFPHEVFVPVGGVDELAARAYLDAGATAVGVGSPLVGDAADGGSLTALRARTRAFLAVVQLESFVGESS
- a CDS encoding sugar kinase, encoding MRDGWRSAEGAVVCIGETMAALAPAPSALLESADDLRVSVAGAESNVAMYLADLGIPVSWLSAVGDDPLGRRVLAEVGAAGVDVSGVRRDPERPTGLLVKEPTGSRTRVHYYRGNSAASAMGPDILDDDRLRSAAVVHLTGVTPALSPSCLSLVAEALAVPAGERPYAISFDVNHRPALWPPGRAATVLRDLADRADITFVGLDEARDLWGADLEPADVRRLLAHPRLLVVKDGGRSAIAFSDEGIRIVPALDTDVVEPVGAGDAFAAGVLTGLLRGEGMERALRLGHITAASALKVTADHGPLPDSARIERLLDLPTDEWAAEAGSRLCG
- a CDS encoding SigE family RNA polymerase sigma factor encodes the protein MSTATTTPAAPARQAYGGPAVAHSPLRARADALRRAVWRLVREAVSGGRSPALPDSPAGHADLGEPGIDELYSHRRLDLVRLALLLVDDLPTAEDVVQDVFAALCRRHGERLTGLDNPDAYLRTSVVNTSRSVLRRRRTVRAHVPERAGHAPSAEEPVLLREEHGEVIAALHRLTRRQREVLVLRYWSHLSEAQIADTLGLSRGAVKSTASRALVALRRELEAPR
- a CDS encoding FadR/GntR family transcriptional regulator, encoding MTPYARRGVHGQTVEVLARRILGGEIAEGATLDLVALQSELDVSLTALRESLKVLAAKGMVDARQRRGTFVRPRAEWNLLDADVLRWQFEGASTTESDRALLHNLAEVRAIIEPAAVRLAAQRRTDADLVALDGALDAMGEQGTDAAHAVEADLAFHRALLAATHNELLERMEMVIESGLAHRDRIVHSAPHSEDPVPAHRAVMDAVRERDPQAAEAAMRALLDQAGRDLDRLGDSEEDTEEGSEETEGSRSQ
- a CDS encoding MOSC and FAD-binding oxidoreductase domain-containing protein is translated as MPTLLSVNVGMPKDVPWQGRTVHTGVWKYPVIGPAMVRRLNIDGDGQGDTAGHGGEQRAVLVYQIQSYRHWQRHFGRDDLGYGQFGENLTVDGLLDDEVCIGDRYRIGEAEFEVTQPRVTCYRVGMRFGAPELAALLVSHHRPGFYMRVVQEGRLQAGDRIVRTRTGPNALSVADTDALLYLPGRDPAKLRQALDIPALSPGWQGSFRELLAAADGSEPAARPAWAGFRDLRVTDVIPESTTVTSIRLTAPDDSPLPAARAGQYLTLRVPATTGPAPVRSYSLSAAPDADSYRISVKHEPHGTASGYLTTRLRPGAVLEVAAPRGEFVYAEGSGPVLLVSAGIGLTPVLSMLHALAAQGSKREVWWIHGARGPREHPLAAEAHELLTSLPDAHEHVFYSAATPEERQRARAAPGRLTKERLLALSVPADATAYVCGPAPFMTDMRQALTEAGIDPARIHTELFGTLDAVNPGLTDRPARAPHPPSGPPGTGPLVTFARSGIAVPFDDGDRSVLELADACDVPTRWSCRTGVCHTCVTPLLSGAITYSPDPLEPPADGEILICCARPGTDIVLDM